The window CCACGGAGGGCGGATCTGGGTGGAGAGCCCGGGATACGACGAGGTTCGCTGCCCGGGGAGCACCTTTTATATCTGGCTGCCGGTGGTTTCACGCTCCGAGGATTAGACCCGGCTTCTCAGCCAGCCCAGGGCGGCCCCGGCGAGCACCAGGTAGGTCGCGTGGATGGGGGTTCGAATCAGGAGAAGGAAGCTGAGGGCCCCGATCCCCACTGTGAGGGGGTCCACCAAGGAGGCGGAGGCCAGCTGGATCAGCACACCGGCCATCAGCCCGAGGGAGGCCCCGTTCACGCCATCCAGGAAGGCCGCCAGGGTCGGGGAGCGCCGCATCCGAGGGATCCACGGGCCGGTCAGGGCGACCAGGACGAAGGAAGGGAGGAAGATCCCCAGGGTGGCCAGCAGCGCCCCCGGGATGCCTGCGAGCAGGTAGCCGATGAAAGTGGCTGTCGTGAGCACCGGCCCCGGGGTCACCTGACCGATCGCCACGGCGTCCAGCAGCTGGGACTCCGTCAACCACCCCAAGCGGGCGACGAAATCCGCCCGCAGGAAGGCCACCCGCACATAGCCGCTCCCATACAGGGTCGCCCCGATCTTGAGGAAGAGCAGGAACATCCACAGGAGATGGAACGGGACGGGCGAGGCGGAGAGGGGGGTGAGGGCCAGCCCGGCGGCCCCGATCAGGGGAGGTTCGGGTCGGCGGATCTGTCGAAGGGCAAGCATGGCCAGCCCGGCGCCCAGCAGCAGCAGGAGCTCGTGGACCCCGCGCAGATACAGCGCCCCGGCGGCCAGGCCGATAAGGACGACGCGGAGGTCCCGCGCTGTCCGCCGTCCCAGGTCGATTATCGCCTGGGCGATCAGGGCCAGGACCACCGGCTTGACCCCATAAAGGATCCCGGCGAGGTCCGGCGTAGTTTGGAAGTGGACATAGAGGGCGGCCAAGGCCATCATCATCAGCATGGCGGGGGTGATGAAAGCCGCCCCTGCGGCGACGAGGCCCGGCCAGCCGGCCCGAACGAACCCCAGGTGGATGGCCATCTCGGTGGAGTTCGGGCCGGGGATGAGATAGGTGGCGCTGAGAAGGTCGAGGAACTGGGCTTCCGTGACCCATCGCCGGCGACGGACCAGCTCGTGATGCATGAGGGCGATGTGGGCCGTTGGGCCTCCGAAGGCGGTGCAGCCCAGCCGGAGGAAGAAAGCGAGCACTTCTCCCACTCGGCCCGGGGAGACTTTCCCCGGGGCCCCGGAGGCAGGGAACTCCTTTTCCATAGCCGGATCCGGCTGAGGGACCAGCCCCATCTCCGGTTGTCCCGAAACGTTCAGCGTGAGCTCCGAGCCTTCCTTTCGAGCAGGGCGCCGGCCTTCACGGGGCTGGGAGAAGAGACCCCCTCAATGATCCGGCAGATCTGTCCGTTCCGGGCGGGGATCCCCGCGCGCTGGCGGAGCCTCCGGAGTTCCCGGCGGAAGGCCTTCAGCGCCCGGATCTGACGATCGATCTCCGCGATCTTGAGATCCAGCAGCTCCCGAACCCGCCGGCATGGCGGTTGATGGGCTTCCCAGAGGGCGAGGATCTCTTGAATCTCCGCGAGGCGAAACCCAAGAGCCCGGGCCTTGCGAATGAAGATCAGGCGCTCTTTCTCCTTCTCCCCGTAAAGCCGGTAGCCGGAGGAAGTCCGACAGGAGGGATCAAGCAGGCCGATGGCCTCGTAATACCGCAGGGTCCGCGGGTTCAGCCCCAGCTCCGCTGCCAGCTCGCCGATCCGCCGCAGCGGACGATTCCCTCGAGCTGTCATCGCACCAACCTCCCCAATCGGATCGGATTATGCTCGCATCGTTAAGGATCGCAACAGAACGGCGGAGACGCTGAGGGCCATCGCCAGCATCGCCCACATCGGATCCAGGCGCCCGCTCATGGCGGCGATCACCCCCATGCCGTTGAAGGCCAAGGCCAGTCCGACGTTGGTGGCCGTGAGGCGATAGCTGACCCGGGCCAGCCGGAACGCGTCCGCAAGGGCCTGAAGATCTTTACGGATCAACACGACATCTGCGGCCTCCAGGGCGATATCGGTCCCCGTCCCCATCGCGATCCCCAGATCGGATTGCATCAGGGCCGGCGCGTCGTTGATCCCATCCCCCACGAAGGCGACACGCTGCCCCTGCTTTTGGAGCGCCCGCACCAATTCTACCTTCCCGGCCGGCCTCACCTCCGCATACACCTCATGGATCCCCAGCGCCTGGGCGACAGCCTGGGCGACCGAGGCGCGGTCCCCAGTGACCAGGATGGGCTCCACGCCCATCGAACGGAGCGTCTGAATCACAGCAGGGGCCTCCGGCTTGAGGCGATCCGCGAAGATCAGGAGGCCTCGGACCTGATCCTCTACGGCGACCAGAACGGCCGTCTGATCCGCATCGACGGTGGATAAGAGAGAGATGGCCGGCCGGATCTCCACCCCATGTTCCACCAAGAGGTCGGGGGTCCCCACGATCACCGGCCGGCCCTCCACACGGGCGATCACGCCACGTCCGGGGATCGCCTGGAAGAACTCCGGCTCCGGAGGTGTGAGCCCCCGGGCTCGGGCGGCGTCCATAATAGCCCGAGCCAGCGGATGTTCCGAGGGCCGTTCGGCCGCGGCCGCCCAGCGCAGGATCTCTTCCTCCTTCTCCCCCTGCATGGGATGAATCATGCTCAGGATGGGCTGCCCTTCGGTCAGCGTGCCTGTTTTATCCAGCAGAACCTTTTGCACCCGCGTGAGCAGATGGAAGGCCTCCCCGGATCGGATCAGGATCCCTCGAGCGGCAGCGAACCCGGTGGTCCGGATGAGGGCGAGCGGGGTGGCCATCCCCAGGGCGCATGGATATCCCATGATCAGCGCCGTGAGGGCCGCGAACAAGCCTCGAGGCGGATCCGGTTCCCCTCCCCAGGTCAGCGGCCCGATGGTCCATAGGATGAAACCGAACAGACTGGCGGTGAACACCATAGGCACATAGATCAGCAGCACCTGATCCACCAGCCGCAAGATCCCGGGTTTCATCGCCCGGGCTTCCGCCACCAGACGGGCCACTTGGCGCAGGAACATCGTCTCATCCGCGCGGGTGACCTCCACGATCAGGCTTCCCTCGCCATTGATGGCTCCTCCGATCACTTCATCCCCCGGGCTCTTCACGACGGGCATCGGTTCCCCGGTCAGGAGGCTTTCATCCACGGTGGAGCTCCCGGCGACCACCACGCCGTCCGCGGGGATCCGTTCGCCCGGCCGCACGCGGATGCGATCTCCCTTCTGGAGAAATCGAACCGGGATCTCCTCCTCAGCCCCATCCGGTCGGATGCGGATGGCGATCTCCGGTTGGAGACGCAGGAGCCGGCGGACAGCCCAGGAGGCTTGGGCGTGGACCTTCACGGAGAGGTAGCCACCAATGGTGTGGAAAGCCAGGATGAAGGCGACTGCCCCCAGGAACACATCGCCCGGGATGGCAGGATCCCGCCATCCCAACACGCCGCCGATCAGGCCGGCCGTCGCGGCCACCAAGACTAAGACGTCTTGGTTCAGGATGCCGCGGCGCAGGGATTCCCACCCATTTCGGAGGACGAACCGGGCCGGCCCCAGGGCCAGAAAGAGGGCCACTGCTGCCTGTCCCACCATCCATCCGGGCTTCATGGACCCTCCCATCCTCATCCCGGCCATCAGCGCGGCCATCGCCAGCGCCACCCCTGCCCCCAGGGCCCGGGAACGGGCTGTCCGGAGCTCCCGCTCCTCCTGCGCGATGGCCGCTTGCTCCTCCGCCGGGTGGACGGTGAACCCCAGGGCTTCCAGAGTGCGAAGGAAATCCGCTGGCGAAGCCTGGGCCGGCTCGTAGCGGATCAGCGCCTCCCCGTGGGCGATGCTCACGTAAACTTCCAGGACCCCCGGGAGGCGGGTGAGGGCTTTGCGAATGGACTCCACGCAAAGCGAGCAATGCATCCCCCCAATGCGCGCATGCCACACCGCATTCATCTTTCCCTCCCTCTGGATCGCTCTACAAGGAGTTTAAACCTTCCAGCTTCCTGGAAGGTCAAATCTCCAGAGGCCGGGACTTTCCGGGAGAAGTGGGGTTGCAGCGCCGCTGCGCCTCCACCGCCTCGCCTACGGGAGGGTGAAAAGACCGGAAGGCCCCGAAGGCCGGCTACGGGGCCCGGAACCGGGCGCAAGGGTGGGGGGTGAACGTCGCCCTGGCCCATATGGGTCGTTTTTGATATAATGGGTTGTGATTGTGCCCTCCTGTTGGGATCAGGACCCGGGGGGAAGATCCTGCGAGGGCAGGCGGCATGGCGCTTTCCTTGACGCAGCTGAGGGAACGCTGGCGGGCCTGGCGTCAGGCGTTCCAGGAGTTCTTCTACGGCTTCGCCGCCTACGATGTGGTCCAGCATCTCCTGGAGATGCGGGCCGCCACGGAGAACCTGTTCATCGCTGCTCTCTTCGGTGACCTCATCGGCCTCCCCATCATGCCGCCTTACTACAGCCTGCGCCTGCTGCCCTATGTCGTCCCGGTCCTGAGCACGTGGAAGCGACGGGTCCTGCGGGAGCGCGAGTTCACCGACGAGCACGATTTCCATTTGCACGGCCTGTGAGGGACGGCTTGCGGCATCGATCCCGATGCCGGATCGTTGCCGTGAGGGATCTCTGAGGAGGTGTGAAGACATGGCGGAGCAGAAGACACGTGAGGGGTTGCTGCGTCGGGTGGTGAATTTCGTGCAGGAGCTGACCTACGGCATGGCGGCCCACGACATGGCTCGCTACGCCCTCCGAACCCGGGCCAGCATGGAGCATCTGTTCATCCTGATCACCATGGGCGACCTCATCGGCGTCCCCATCCTGCCGCCTTATTACAGCCTGCGCATCCTGCCCTACGTGGTGCCCCAAATCAGCACCTGGAAGCGCCGCATGCTCCGGGAGCGGGACGTGGCGGACGCGATGTTCTGAAGGTCAAGCGAATCCCTTACGCGAGGTGAACCGGGATGGCCACCGCGCTGGCGAAGTTGCTTCGGGAGAACCCCGAGCGCCGCTACATCATGTTCGGCGGCAAGGGCGGGCTGGGCAAGACCACCTTCTCCGCCGCCACGGCTTACTGGCTGGCCCGGCAGGGCTATAAGGTGCTGGTCTTCTCCGTCGACCCCCAGGCCAGCCTCTCGGACATCTTCCAGCGGGACATCTTCGGCAAGGGCCCGGTGGAGATCATGCCCAACCTCTGGGCCCAGGAGATCGACGCTGATCGCCGGATCAAGGAGTATCAGGAGGAGATCCGGCGCAAGATCCTGGACATGTATGGCCTGGATCAGGTGCCCCCGGAGATCGAGGACTACATCCAGGCGGCCTCCGCCGAGCCGGCGATGGAGGAGAGCGCCATCTTCGACGCCGTGGTGGACATTGTGGTGGAGGGCCGCTACGACTACTACATTTACGACCTGGTCCCCCTGGGGCATGCTCTGTATTACCTCAGCATGGCCAAGGTCTACGATGAGTGGATCACCAAGATCACGAAGCTGCGGGAGGAGATGCGGGAGTATGAAGAGATGGTGGCCCGCATCCGCCGCCAGCAGACCGAGGAGGACCGCATCCTGGAGGAGCTCCAGTATATCCGGCAGCGGATCAACATGTCCTCCAGCATCCTCACCGACAGCCGCCGCACGGCCTTCTTCTTCGTGCTGATCCCGGAGGAGCTGGTGATCCTGGACACGTTGAAGGCGGCCGAGCTGTTCCGTCGGTTCGACGTGCCCATCTCCGGCTACGTGGTCAACCGGGTCCTTCCGACGGAGCTGCTGGGCCAGAACATCCCCGAGTATCTGCGCAACCGCATCGAGATGCAGCGGCGGCATCTGGAGGAGATCCGCGCCCGCTTCGGCGACCAGGTCCTGGCCTATGTGCCCGAGCTGGAGCGGGATGTCACCGGACTGGACATGATCGCCCGGGTGGCGAAGCTGCTCTTCGGAAACGGGAAGGCGTGAGATCGATCCGGGAGGGGAGAGGGATGATCCGCATCGAGAAGACGATGGTGGACTTCCTGCGGGAACATCCTCGCCTGAAGTATGTGTTCTTCGGCGGGAAGGGCGGGGTTGGGAAGACGGTGATGGCAGGGGCCACAGCCCTCTGGTTCGCCCGGCAGGGCCGCCGCACCCTCCTGGCCTCCACCAACCCGGTCCACAGCCTCTCCGGGCTGCTGGACCAGAACGTCTTCGGCAAGCCGACGCCGGTGGCCGGGGTGCCGAACCTGTGGGCTTATGAGATCGACACCAAGGACACCATTGAGCGCTCCAAGCGGGAGATCCGGGAGAAGATCCAGTGGTTTCTCAAGTTCGCCGAGATCTCCACGCGGGCCGACGAGTTCGTGGAATCGGCCACCATGAACCCGGCCTTCGAGGAGTCGGCGATGTTCGAGAACATGATCGACCTCATGTTCCGGGACGAATATGAGGTCTATGTGTTCGACACCGCCCCCACAGCCAACGCCCGCCGGCTCCTCGGGATGTCCAAAGTTTACGCCCTCTGGGTGAACAAGATGATCAAGTCCCGTCAGGAGGCCCAGGCCCTCCGCAAGCTGCTCTCCTTCACCAAGAAGGAGGAGCCGGACCCTCTGATGGATTACCTGATCAGCTTCCGGGACCGCATGGAGCGGGCGCGCCGGCTGATCACCGACCCGGAGCTCACCGCTTTCTTCTTCGTGACCCTGCCGGAGGCGCTGCCCATCGCGGTGATCCGCCGCTTCATCCACTGGTTCCACGACTTCGGCATCCCGGTGGGCGGCGTGATCGTCAACGGCCTCATCGATCGGTCCTTCCTGGGGGAGGACACGCCTGACTTCGTCCGCAACCGCATCGAGATGCAGGGGCGCTATCTCCAGGAGATCGAGGCGCTCTTCGATGGCCTGGTGCGGGGGATGACCCCCCTCCTGGAGAACGAGGTGCGCGGCGTCCCCATGCTGGAGCGCTTCGCGGGCTATCTGTTTGCCGGCTCCTCGTGAGAAACCTGGGGGTTCAGAGACCGGGGCCGGGCGGCGATCAAGCCGCCCGGCCTCTTGTTTAGGAGTTCTCGAGGAGATCCCGCCTCAGCGAGATAGAGCCTCGATGTGCTCTGAGACCCGGAAGGGGATTCTCTGTGAATCGAGGGACGTGGGGATGGTGAGCTCCGCCGCGGGCAGTGCGTCCGGCGGAGGGAGGAGGATCCGGGCCAGGCCCCGGGGCTGCACCCGCCGGAAGCAGGCCAGGGGCTCCGGCCAGCGGGCGAGCAGCCCCTGTGCCCGCGGGCTCCCGGTGAGCCGGGCATGCCGCTCCAGGATCGCCTGCAGGAACGCGATCTCCTGTGGATCCTCCACCGGCTCGATGCGGACGAGCTGGGGGTTGTAGCGCCGCTCCAGTTCCTCCCGCTCGTCCAGGACATAGGCCACGCCTCCGGTCATCCCCGCCCCGAAGTTGTCCCCCACCGGGCCCAGGATCACCACGCCGCCGCCGGTCATATACTCACAGCCGTGATCCCCCACGCCTTCCACGACGGCCCACGCCCCGCTGTTGCGCACCGCGAAGCGATCGCCGGCCCGCCCGGCGACGAAGAGCCACCCGCCGGTGGCCCCATACAGGGCGGCGTTGCCGATCAGCACCGGGGACGGATCCCGCAGGTCATGGGGCGGGCGGACGATGAGCTCCCCACCCCCCAGCCCTTTGCCTACGCCGTCGTTGGCGGCCCCGATCAGGATCAGCCGCATGCCCCGATGGGCGAAGGCCCCGAAGCTCTGGCCAGCCTCCCCGATGAACAATAAGGTGACGGTGCCTTCCGGCAGCCCGGCCTCCCGATACCGCCGGGCGATCTCCCCGGCCAGCCGCGCCCCCACCGCGCGATCCACGTTGCGGATCCGGTAAATCCCCCGCACCGGCCGGCCCTCCATCCGCGCGTGGACTGCGTCGCGCACGATCTGATCGTTGAGGGCGAAAGACCAGACCCGCGGGACGGCAGGAACGGCCGGAGGCGGCGTCGCCGGGCGGAGCACCGACTCCCAGTCCACCGAATCATCCACCGCCTTCAGCAGATCCGTTCGCCCGATCACTTCTCCCAACCGGGTGTAGCCCATCGAGGCCAGGATCTCCCGCACCTCATGCGCCACCATCCGGAAGTAGGCCATCACGTGCTCCGGGCGCCCGGCGAACTTCGCCCGGCGCTCCGGATCCTGGGTGGCCACCCCGGTCGGACAGGTGTTCTGATGGCAGACCCGGGCCATTACGCATCCCAGGGCGACGAGGGGAACGGTGCCGAAGGAGAACTCGTCCGCCCCCAGGAGGGCGGCGATCACCACATCCCGTCCGGTGCGCAGGCCCCCGTCCACGCGCAGCCGCACGCGGTCCCGGAGCCCGCAGGCTACCAGCATCCGGTGGGCCTCCGCCAGCCCGACCTCCCACGGCATTCCCGCGTTCTTGATCGAGGACCAGGGCGAGGCCCCGGTCCCGCCGGCGTGGCCGCTGATCAGGATGATGTCCGCCCCGGCCTTGGCCACGCCGGCCGCGATCACCCCCACCCCGATGGTGGAGACCAGCTTCACGGAGACCTGGGCCCGCGGGTGGATGGCCTTGAGGTCGTAGATCAGCTGGGCCAGGTCCTCGATGCTGTAGATATCGTGATGTGGAGGCGGCGAGATCAGGTCGATGCCGGGCTGGGCGAAGCGCAGCCGGGCGATCTCAGCCGTCACCTTGGTGGCCGGCAGGTGCCCGCCCTCGCCGGGCTTGGAGCCCTGGGCCATCTTGATCTGGAGCTCCTCGGCGGAGATCAGGTAATACGGCGTGACGCCGAAGCGGGCGGAGGCCACCTGCTTGGCCCGGCTGTTCCGCTCGGTCTCGTAGCGGTCGGGATCCTCGCCGCCCTCCCCGCTGTTGGAGCGCAGCCCCAGGCGGTTCATGGCGATGGCCAGGGCCTCGTGGGCCTCCGGGGAGAGGGCGCCGTGAGACATCGCCGCGGTGGAGAAGCGGCGGAGGATCGCCTCCTCCGGCTCCACCCGGTCCAGCGGGATCGGCGGGCGGTCGCTCTCCCAGCGCAGCCGATCCCGCAGATCCACCGACTCCCGATGGACATGGGCGGCGAAGGCTCGGTAGCGGCGATAGGCTTCAGGGAAACCCTCCCCCAGGGCCTCAGGGGTCCGAACGGCCTCCTGGAGCGCTCGGATGGCCTCCGGGTTCAGGGCGTGGAACTCCCCGCGCGTCCGGTGTTTGTAGAACCCCGGGGAGGGGAGCTCCGGGCGTTCCGAGGCGAAGGCCGCCCGATGCCAGATCTCCACACGCCGGGCGATCTCCTCCAGGCCGACCGGGCCGAAGACCGCCGGGGTCCCCGCGAAGGCCCATTCCACCAGCTCCCGCTGCAAGCCGATGATCTCGAAGATCTGAGCCCCCGTGTAGGCATCCAGGGTGGAGATCCCCATGCGGGCCATCACTTTGAGCAGGCCCTTCTCGACCGCCTGGATGTAACGCCGGATCGCCTCCTCCGGGCTTCCGGCGCGCCCGCCTTCGCCTTCGCGCGTCGCCAGGGCGGCGACGGTCTCGAGGGCCAGATAGGGACAGATCGCCGAGGCGCCATACCCGATCAAGCAGGCGAAATGGTGGACCTCCCGGGGCTCCCCGGAGACCGCGATCAGGCTCGCCTGGGTCCGCTGACCGGTCCGAATCAGGTGATGGTGCACCGCGCCGACGGTCAGCAGGGCCGGGATGGGGGCGTGGGCCGCGTCGACCGTTTCATCGCTGAGGATCAGCAGGGCGCATCCCTCCCGAACGGCCTGCTCGGCGGCCCGACACAGCTCCTCCAGGGCCTG is drawn from Thermoflexus hugenholtzii and contains these coding sequences:
- the chrA gene encoding chromate efflux transporter encodes the protein MGLVPQPDPAMEKEFPASGAPGKVSPGRVGEVLAFFLRLGCTAFGGPTAHIALMHHELVRRRRWVTEAQFLDLLSATYLIPGPNSTEMAIHLGFVRAGWPGLVAAGAAFITPAMLMMMALAALYVHFQTTPDLAGILYGVKPVVLALIAQAIIDLGRRTARDLRVVLIGLAAGALYLRGVHELLLLLGAGLAMLALRQIRRPEPPLIGAAGLALTPLSASPVPFHLLWMFLLFLKIGATLYGSGYVRVAFLRADFVARLGWLTESQLLDAVAIGQVTPGPVLTTATFIGYLLAGIPGALLATLGIFLPSFVLVALTGPWIPRMRRSPTLAAFLDGVNGASLGLMAGVLIQLASASLVDPLTVGIGALSFLLLIRTPIHATYLVLAGAALGWLRSRV
- a CDS encoding heavy metal-responsive transcriptional regulator, which gives rise to MTARGNRPLRRIGELAAELGLNPRTLRYYEAIGLLDPSCRTSSGYRLYGEKEKERLIFIRKARALGFRLAEIQEILALWEAHQPPCRRVRELLDLKIAEIDRQIRALKAFRRELRRLRQRAGIPARNGQICRIIEGVSSPSPVKAGALLERKARSSR
- a CDS encoding cation-translocating P-type ATPase, producing the protein MNAVWHARIGGMHCSLCVESIRKALTRLPGVLEVYVSIAHGEALIRYEPAQASPADFLRTLEALGFTVHPAEEQAAIAQEERELRTARSRALGAGVALAMAALMAGMRMGGSMKPGWMVGQAAVALFLALGPARFVLRNGWESLRRGILNQDVLVLVAATAGLIGGVLGWRDPAIPGDVFLGAVAFILAFHTIGGYLSVKVHAQASWAVRRLLRLQPEIAIRIRPDGAEEEIPVRFLQKGDRIRVRPGERIPADGVVVAGSSTVDESLLTGEPMPVVKSPGDEVIGGAINGEGSLIVEVTRADETMFLRQVARLVAEARAMKPGILRLVDQVLLIYVPMVFTASLFGFILWTIGPLTWGGEPDPPRGLFAALTALIMGYPCALGMATPLALIRTTGFAAARGILIRSGEAFHLLTRVQKVLLDKTGTLTEGQPILSMIHPMQGEKEEEILRWAAAAERPSEHPLARAIMDAARARGLTPPEPEFFQAIPGRGVIARVEGRPVIVGTPDLLVEHGVEIRPAISLLSTVDADQTAVLVAVEDQVRGLLIFADRLKPEAPAVIQTLRSMGVEPILVTGDRASVAQAVAQALGIHEVYAEVRPAGKVELVRALQKQGQRVAFVGDGINDAPALMQSDLGIAMGTGTDIALEAADVVLIRKDLQALADAFRLARVSYRLTATNVGLALAFNGMGVIAAMSGRLDPMWAMLAMALSVSAVLLRSLTMRA
- a CDS encoding TRC40/GET3/ArsA family transport-energizing ATPase, encoding MATALAKLLRENPERRYIMFGGKGGLGKTTFSAATAYWLARQGYKVLVFSVDPQASLSDIFQRDIFGKGPVEIMPNLWAQEIDADRRIKEYQEEIRRKILDMYGLDQVPPEIEDYIQAASAEPAMEESAIFDAVVDIVVEGRYDYYIYDLVPLGHALYYLSMAKVYDEWITKITKLREEMREYEEMVARIRRQQTEEDRILEELQYIRQRINMSSSILTDSRRTAFFFVLIPEELVILDTLKAAELFRRFDVPISGYVVNRVLPTELLGQNIPEYLRNRIEMQRRHLEEIRARFGDQVLAYVPELERDVTGLDMIARVAKLLFGNGKA
- a CDS encoding ArsA family ATPase, which translates into the protein MIRIEKTMVDFLREHPRLKYVFFGGKGGVGKTVMAGATALWFARQGRRTLLASTNPVHSLSGLLDQNVFGKPTPVAGVPNLWAYEIDTKDTIERSKREIREKIQWFLKFAEISTRADEFVESATMNPAFEESAMFENMIDLMFRDEYEVYVFDTAPTANARRLLGMSKVYALWVNKMIKSRQEAQALRKLLSFTKKEEPDPLMDYLISFRDRMERARRLITDPELTAFFFVTLPEALPIAVIRRFIHWFHDFGIPVGGVIVNGLIDRSFLGEDTPDFVRNRIEMQGRYLQEIEALFDGLVRGMTPLLENEVRGVPMLERFAGYLFAGSS
- the gltB gene encoding glutamate synthase large subunit: MEGIHRRERDACGIGLLARPGGPADHELLTMALQALDRMAHRGATADDGRTGDGAGVLTALPRRLFLRFLEAQGLHTAPERLAVAMLFLPLDPAAQEKARALLRAAFQAQGFTLLAWRPVPIRAELLGPRARATCPAIVQALLADERGDTPEGIDRRLYRARRRSEREAAAEGLSLYVASASSRTIVYKALVLSRDLPRFYPDLEDPAFETDFVIFHQRFSTNTLPAWARAQPFRTLCHNGEINTLQGNIHGMRAREALLTSPLWGDSIEDLRPIIDSEGSDSAMLDNVVEFLVHSGYDIRHALRMLIPEAWEKSPELDEAARGFYAYHQGLMEPWDGPAAVLFTDGRFIGALLDRNGLRPLRTLRTVDGLLYCGSEIGALEIPPERILRLDRLGPGQMLTADLRTGRVQDPTALRAELSARRPYAEWVRRHRVRLPEAPAYIPPSEPKALLRRQIAFGYTAEELALLLRPMAWTGQEPIGSMGDDTPLAMLSGWPRPLYNFFKQRFAQVTNPPIDPLRETRVMSLTVLLGARGNLLNPDEEAARLIELPGPILTPAQVAALRALPDPRFRSATLPMVWPVAAGPEGLRQALEELCRAAEQAVREGCALLILSDETVDAAHAPIPALLTVGAVHHHLIRTGQRTQASLIAVSGEPREVHHFACLIGYGASAICPYLALETVAALATREGEGGRAGSPEEAIRRYIQAVEKGLLKVMARMGISTLDAYTGAQIFEIIGLQRELVEWAFAGTPAVFGPVGLEEIARRVEIWHRAAFASERPELPSPGFYKHRTRGEFHALNPEAIRALQEAVRTPEALGEGFPEAYRRYRAFAAHVHRESVDLRDRLRWESDRPPIPLDRVEPEEAILRRFSTAAMSHGALSPEAHEALAIAMNRLGLRSNSGEGGEDPDRYETERNSRAKQVASARFGVTPYYLISAEELQIKMAQGSKPGEGGHLPATKVTAEIARLRFAQPGIDLISPPPHHDIYSIEDLAQLIYDLKAIHPRAQVSVKLVSTIGVGVIAAGVAKAGADIILISGHAGGTGASPWSSIKNAGMPWEVGLAEAHRMLVACGLRDRVRLRVDGGLRTGRDVVIAALLGADEFSFGTVPLVALGCVMARVCHQNTCPTGVATQDPERRAKFAGRPEHVMAYFRMVAHEVREILASMGYTRLGEVIGRTDLLKAVDDSVDWESVLRPATPPPAVPAVPRVWSFALNDQIVRDAVHARMEGRPVRGIYRIRNVDRAVGARLAGEIARRYREAGLPEGTVTLLFIGEAGQSFGAFAHRGMRLILIGAANDGVGKGLGGGELIVRPPHDLRDPSPVLIGNAALYGATGGWLFVAGRAGDRFAVRNSGAWAVVEGVGDHGCEYMTGGGVVILGPVGDNFGAGMTGGVAYVLDEREELERRYNPQLVRIEPVEDPQEIAFLQAILERHARLTGSPRAQGLLARWPEPLACFRRVQPRGLARILLPPPDALPAAELTIPTSLDSQRIPFRVSEHIEALSR